TTGAAGCCCACACCGACCTGTCTCCTCACCAGTTGCTTTCCAAGATCAAAGCCATCGAAGTGAAACTCGGACGCGTCCACCGTGAGGTGGATGGTCCGCGCGAGATAGATATTGATATTCTGCTTTACGACGATCTCGTCACGGACCTTCCGGATCTGACCATCCCGCATCCGCGTATGCTGGAACGGGCGTTCGTTATGGACCCTTTAAAGGAGATCGCTCCTCACATTGCCG
This DNA window, taken from Candidatus Omnitrophota bacterium, encodes the following:
- the folK gene encoding 2-amino-4-hydroxy-6-hydroxymethyldihydropteridine diphosphokinase, which translates into the protein MATVYLALGSNLGDRHSSIRQAVDLLNIAGVHVRHLSTIIETEPVGGPVQGKFLNAVLEAHTDLSPHQLLSKIKAIEVKLGRVHREVDGPREIDIDILLYDDLVTDLPDLTIPHPRMLERAFVMDPLKEIAPHIAEALTRAHH